A DNA window from Jaculus jaculus isolate mJacJac1 chromosome 1, mJacJac1.mat.Y.cur, whole genome shotgun sequence contains the following coding sequences:
- the Nfkb2 gene encoding nuclear factor NF-kappa-B p100 subunit isoform X2, whose translation MDSCYDPGLDGLTEYDDFEFSSSIVEPREPAPETADGPYLVIVEQPKQRGFRFRYGCEGPSHGGLPGASSEKGRKTYPTVKICNYEGPAKIEVDLVTHSDPPRAHAHSLVGKQCSELGVCAVSVGPKDMTAQFNNLGVLHVTKKNMMEIMIQKLQRQRLRSRPHGLTEAERRELEQEAKELKKVMDLSIVRLRFSAFLRASDGSFSLPLKPVISQPIHDSKSPGASNLKISRMDKTAGSVRGGDEVYLLCDKVQKDDIEVRFYEDDENGWQAFGDFSPTDVHKQYAIVFRTPPYHKMKIERPVTVFLQLKRKRGGDVSDSKQFTYYPLVEDKEEVQRKRRKALPTFSQHFGGGSHMGGGSGGSAGGYGGGGGLGFFHSSLAYNPYQSSAAPMGCYPGGGGGAQMAASAAPGVDAGEEAAEPSPIPGTLRGEPQAPDALQRAREYNARLLGLTQRSARALLDYGVTADARALLAGQRHLLTAQDENGDTPLHLAIIHGQTSVIEQMAHVIYHAQHLGVVNLTNHLHQTPLHLAVITGQTRVVGFLLQLGADPTLLTRHGDSAVHLALRAGAEAPDLLRALLHSGAPAMPRMLQMPNFEGLYPVHLAVRARSPECLDMLVDSGAEVEAAERQGGRTALHLATEMEELGLVTHLVTKLHANVNARTFAGNTPLHLAAGLGSPTLTRLLLKAGADIHAENEEPLCPLPSPPTSGSDSDSEGPERDIRSNFRGHTPLDLTRSTKVKALLLNAAQSTVEPPLTPPSPAGPGLSLGDAALQNLEQLLDGPQAQGSWAELAERLGLRSLVDTYRKTASPSGSLLRSYKLAGGDLAGLLEALSDMGLDEGVRLLRGPETRDKLPSTEVKEDSAYGSQSVEQETEKLCPPPEPPGGLCHGHPQPQVH comes from the exons ATGGACAGTTGCTACGACCCA GGTCTGGATGGCCTCACCGAATACGATGATTTTGAATTCAGCTCCTCTATTGTGGAACCCCGGGAGCCAGCTCCAGAGACAG ctgatggcccCTACCTGGTGATTGTGGAACAGCCTAAGCAG CGAGGCTTCCGATTTCGGTATGGCTGCGAAGGCCCCTCCCATGGAGGCCTACCAGGAGCCTCCAGCGAGAAGGGCCGAAAGACCTACCCTACTGTCAAG ATCTGTAACTACGAGGGACCAGCCAAGATCGAGGTGGACTTGGTAACACACAGTGACCCGCCTCGTGCTCACGCCCACAGTCTGGTGGGCAAGCAGTGTTCGGAGCTGGGGGTCTGTGCTGTGTCCGTGGGGCCCAAGGACATGACTGCCCA GTTTAATAACCTGGGTGTCCTGCATGTTACCAAGAAGAACATGATGGAGATTATGATACAAAAACTTCAAAGGCAGCGACTCCGTTCCAGACCCCACGGCCTTACGG AGGCTGAGCGGCGGGAGCTGGAGCAGGAGGCCAAGGAGCTGAAGAAAGTCATGGATCTGAGTATTGTGCGGCTGCGCTTCTCTGCTTTCCTCCGAGCTAGCGATGGCTCCTTCTCTTTGCCCCTGAAGCcagtcatctcccagcccatcCACGACAGTA AGTCTCCAGGAGCCTCAAACCTGAAGATTTCCCGAATGGACAAGACAGCAGGCTCTGTTCGGGGTGGAGACGAAGTTTATCTGCTTTGTGACAAGGTGCAGAAAG ATGACATTGAGGTTCGGTTTTATGAGGATGATGAGAATGGATGGCAGGCTTTTGGAGACTTCTCTCCCACAGATGTTCATAAACAG TATGCCATTGTGTTCCGGACACCCCCCTATCACAAGATGAAGATTGAGCGGCCTGTCACCGTGTTCTTGCAACTGAAACGCAAACGTGGGGGCGATGTATCTGACTCCAAACAGTTCACCTATTACCCCCTGGTGGAAG ATAAGGAGGAGGTGCAGCGGAAACGGAGGAAGGCCTTGCCCACCTTCTCTCAGCACTTCGGGGGTGGCTCCCACATGGGTGGAGGCTCTGGGGGATCTGCTGGGGGTTATGGAGGAG GTGGTGGCCTCGGCTTTTTCCACTCTTCCTTGGCCTACAACCCCTACCAGTCCAGCGCCGCCCCAATGGGCTGCTACCCAGGCGGAGGGGGCGGGGCGCAGATGGCCGCCTCGGCGGCTCCGGGTGTGGATGCCGGGGAGGAAGCCGCAGAGCCGAGCCCCATTCCCGGGACCCTCCGGGGTGAGCCGCAGGCCCCGGATGCGCTGCAGCGAG CCCGCGAGTACAACGCGCGCCTGCTCGGCCTGACGCAGCGCAGCGCGCGGGCCTTGCTGGACTACGGCGTGACGGCGGACGCGCGCGCGCTGCTGGCGGGACAGCGCCACCTGCTGACGGCGCAGGACGAGAACGGAGACAC GCCTCTGCACCTGGCCATCATCCACGGACAGACCAGTGTCATTGAGCAAATGGCTCATGTCATCTACCATGCTCAGCACCTTGGTGTCGTCAACCTCACCAACCACCTGCACCAG ACGCCCCTGCACCTGGCTGTGATCACTGGGCAGACAAGGGTGGTGGGCTTCCTGCTGCAGCTGGGTGCAGACCCGACGCTGCTAACTCGGCACGGCGACTcggctgtgcatctggctctgagGGCAGGGGCCGAGGCCCCAGACCTACTGCGTGCGCTGCTGCACAGCGGAGCTCCAGCCATGCCTCGCATGTTACAGATGCCCAATTTTGAGG GACTATACCCAGTGCATCTGGCAGTTCGTGCCCGAAGCCCTGAGTGCCTGGATATGCTGGTGGACAGTGGAGCTGAAGTGGAGGCTGCAGAGCGGCAGGGGGGTCGAACAGCCTTGCATCTAGCCACAGAGATGGAGGAGCTGGGCTTGGTCACCCACCTGGTCACGAAG CTTCATGCCAATGTGAATGCCCGCACCTTTGCCGGAAACACACCTCTACACCTGGCAGCTGGACTGGGATCCCCAACCCTCACCCGCCTCCTTCTAAAGGCTG GTGCTGACATACATGCAGAAAATGAGGAGCCCCTATGCCCTCTGCCCTCACCCCCCACATCTGGGAGCGACTCGGATTCTGAGGGGCCGGAGAGGGATATCCGAAGTAATTTCCGGGGCCACACACCTCTTGACCTCACTCGTAGCACTAAG GTGAAGGCCTTGCTACTAAATGCTGCTCAGAGCACTGTGGAGCCACCTCTGACCCCACCCAGCCCTGCAG GGCCAGGGCTGTCACTTGGGGATGCAGCCCTGCAGAATTTGGAGCAGCTGCTAGATGGGCCACAAGCCCAGGGCAGCTGGGCAGAGCTGGCAGAGCGGCTGGGGCTGCGCAGTCTGGTGGACACGTACCGGAAGACAGCCTCACCCAGTGGCAGCCTCCTACGCAGCTACAAG CTGGCTGGTGGGGACTTGGCAGGTCTGCTGGAGGCCTTGTCTGACATGGGTCTAGATGAGGGTGTGAGACTGCTGAGAGGTCCTGAGACCCGAGACAAGCTGCCCAGCACAG AGGTGAAAGAAGACAGTGCATATGGGAGCCAGTCAGTGGAACAGGAGACAGAGAAGCTGTGCCCACCTCCTGAGCCACCCGGAGGGCTCTGCCATGGGCACCCCCAGCCACAGGTGCACTGA
- the Nfkb2 gene encoding nuclear factor NF-kappa-B p100 subunit isoform X1, translated as MDSCYDPGLDGLTEYDDFEFSSSIVEPREPAPETADGPYLVIVEQPKQRGFRFRYGCEGPSHGGLPGASSEKGRKTYPTVKICNYEGPAKIEVDLVTHSDPPRAHAHSLVGKQCSELGVCAVSVGPKDMTAQFNNLGVLHVTKKNMMEIMIQKLQRQRLRSRPHGLTEAERRELEQEAKELKKVMDLSIVRLRFSAFLRASDGSFSLPLKPVISQPIHDSKSPGASNLKISRMDKTAGSVRGGDEVYLLCDKVQKDDIEVRFYEDDENGWQAFGDFSPTDVHKQYAIVFRTPPYHKMKIERPVTVFLQLKRKRGGDVSDSKQFTYYPLVEDKEEVQRKRRKALPTFSQHFGGGSHMGGGSGGSAGGYGGGGGLGFFHSSLAYNPYQSSAAPMGCYPGGGGGAQMAASAAPGVDAGEEAAEPSPIPGTLRGEPQAPDALQRAREYNARLLGLTQRSARALLDYGVTADARALLAGQRHLLTAQDENGDTPLHLAIIHGQTSVIEQMAHVIYHAQHLGVVNLTNHLHQTPLHLAVITGQTRVVGFLLQLGADPTLLTRHGDSAVHLALRAGAEAPDLLRALLHSGAPAMPRMLQMPNFEGLYPVHLAVRARSPECLDMLVDSGAEVEAAERQGGRTALHLATEMEELGLVTHLVTKLHANVNARTFAGNTPLHLAAGLGSPTLTRLLLKAGADIHAENEEPLCPLPSPPTSGSDSDSEGPERDIRSNFRGHTPLDLTRSTKVKALLLNAAQSTVEPPLTPPSPAGPGLSLGDAALQNLEQLLDGPQAQGSWAELAERLGLRSLVDTYRKTASPSGSLLRSYKLAGGDLAGLLEALSDMGLDEGVRLLRGPETRDKLPSTAEVKEDSAYGSQSVEQETEKLCPPPEPPGGLCHGHPQPQVH; from the exons ATGGACAGTTGCTACGACCCA GGTCTGGATGGCCTCACCGAATACGATGATTTTGAATTCAGCTCCTCTATTGTGGAACCCCGGGAGCCAGCTCCAGAGACAG ctgatggcccCTACCTGGTGATTGTGGAACAGCCTAAGCAG CGAGGCTTCCGATTTCGGTATGGCTGCGAAGGCCCCTCCCATGGAGGCCTACCAGGAGCCTCCAGCGAGAAGGGCCGAAAGACCTACCCTACTGTCAAG ATCTGTAACTACGAGGGACCAGCCAAGATCGAGGTGGACTTGGTAACACACAGTGACCCGCCTCGTGCTCACGCCCACAGTCTGGTGGGCAAGCAGTGTTCGGAGCTGGGGGTCTGTGCTGTGTCCGTGGGGCCCAAGGACATGACTGCCCA GTTTAATAACCTGGGTGTCCTGCATGTTACCAAGAAGAACATGATGGAGATTATGATACAAAAACTTCAAAGGCAGCGACTCCGTTCCAGACCCCACGGCCTTACGG AGGCTGAGCGGCGGGAGCTGGAGCAGGAGGCCAAGGAGCTGAAGAAAGTCATGGATCTGAGTATTGTGCGGCTGCGCTTCTCTGCTTTCCTCCGAGCTAGCGATGGCTCCTTCTCTTTGCCCCTGAAGCcagtcatctcccagcccatcCACGACAGTA AGTCTCCAGGAGCCTCAAACCTGAAGATTTCCCGAATGGACAAGACAGCAGGCTCTGTTCGGGGTGGAGACGAAGTTTATCTGCTTTGTGACAAGGTGCAGAAAG ATGACATTGAGGTTCGGTTTTATGAGGATGATGAGAATGGATGGCAGGCTTTTGGAGACTTCTCTCCCACAGATGTTCATAAACAG TATGCCATTGTGTTCCGGACACCCCCCTATCACAAGATGAAGATTGAGCGGCCTGTCACCGTGTTCTTGCAACTGAAACGCAAACGTGGGGGCGATGTATCTGACTCCAAACAGTTCACCTATTACCCCCTGGTGGAAG ATAAGGAGGAGGTGCAGCGGAAACGGAGGAAGGCCTTGCCCACCTTCTCTCAGCACTTCGGGGGTGGCTCCCACATGGGTGGAGGCTCTGGGGGATCTGCTGGGGGTTATGGAGGAG GTGGTGGCCTCGGCTTTTTCCACTCTTCCTTGGCCTACAACCCCTACCAGTCCAGCGCCGCCCCAATGGGCTGCTACCCAGGCGGAGGGGGCGGGGCGCAGATGGCCGCCTCGGCGGCTCCGGGTGTGGATGCCGGGGAGGAAGCCGCAGAGCCGAGCCCCATTCCCGGGACCCTCCGGGGTGAGCCGCAGGCCCCGGATGCGCTGCAGCGAG CCCGCGAGTACAACGCGCGCCTGCTCGGCCTGACGCAGCGCAGCGCGCGGGCCTTGCTGGACTACGGCGTGACGGCGGACGCGCGCGCGCTGCTGGCGGGACAGCGCCACCTGCTGACGGCGCAGGACGAGAACGGAGACAC GCCTCTGCACCTGGCCATCATCCACGGACAGACCAGTGTCATTGAGCAAATGGCTCATGTCATCTACCATGCTCAGCACCTTGGTGTCGTCAACCTCACCAACCACCTGCACCAG ACGCCCCTGCACCTGGCTGTGATCACTGGGCAGACAAGGGTGGTGGGCTTCCTGCTGCAGCTGGGTGCAGACCCGACGCTGCTAACTCGGCACGGCGACTcggctgtgcatctggctctgagGGCAGGGGCCGAGGCCCCAGACCTACTGCGTGCGCTGCTGCACAGCGGAGCTCCAGCCATGCCTCGCATGTTACAGATGCCCAATTTTGAGG GACTATACCCAGTGCATCTGGCAGTTCGTGCCCGAAGCCCTGAGTGCCTGGATATGCTGGTGGACAGTGGAGCTGAAGTGGAGGCTGCAGAGCGGCAGGGGGGTCGAACAGCCTTGCATCTAGCCACAGAGATGGAGGAGCTGGGCTTGGTCACCCACCTGGTCACGAAG CTTCATGCCAATGTGAATGCCCGCACCTTTGCCGGAAACACACCTCTACACCTGGCAGCTGGACTGGGATCCCCAACCCTCACCCGCCTCCTTCTAAAGGCTG GTGCTGACATACATGCAGAAAATGAGGAGCCCCTATGCCCTCTGCCCTCACCCCCCACATCTGGGAGCGACTCGGATTCTGAGGGGCCGGAGAGGGATATCCGAAGTAATTTCCGGGGCCACACACCTCTTGACCTCACTCGTAGCACTAAG GTGAAGGCCTTGCTACTAAATGCTGCTCAGAGCACTGTGGAGCCACCTCTGACCCCACCCAGCCCTGCAG GGCCAGGGCTGTCACTTGGGGATGCAGCCCTGCAGAATTTGGAGCAGCTGCTAGATGGGCCACAAGCCCAGGGCAGCTGGGCAGAGCTGGCAGAGCGGCTGGGGCTGCGCAGTCTGGTGGACACGTACCGGAAGACAGCCTCACCCAGTGGCAGCCTCCTACGCAGCTACAAG CTGGCTGGTGGGGACTTGGCAGGTCTGCTGGAGGCCTTGTCTGACATGGGTCTAGATGAGGGTGTGAGACTGCTGAGAGGTCCTGAGACCCGAGACAAGCTGCCCAGCACAG CAGAGGTGAAAGAAGACAGTGCATATGGGAGCCAGTCAGTGGAACAGGAGACAGAGAAGCTGTGCCCACCTCCTGAGCCACCCGGAGGGCTCTGCCATGGGCACCCCCAGCCACAGGTGCACTGA